In Jannaschia sp. W003, the genomic stretch CCGGACGCGCACTGGCGGTCCACCGTGGACGCGCTCACCGAGTGCGGCAGGCCGGCGGCGAACACCGCGTTGCGCCCGAGGTTCATGCCGGCGGTCCCTGCGGCCAGCACGGTGCCGATCGTGGTGTCCTCGATCTCGGCGCCCTCCACGCCGGCGCGCTCCACGGCGTGGGCGATGGCGTGGCCCATCATGGTCGGGGACTTCGTGTCGTTGAGCGCGCCCTTGAACGCGCGGCCGATGCCGGTGCGGGCGGTAGAGACGATGACGGCTTCCTTCATGGGAGGCTCCTTCGGAAGGGGGACGGGGCCGGTCAGAAGACCGACGGGATGAACGTGACGATGCCGGGGAACGCGATAAGCAGGCCCAGCAGCACGATGTCGGCGACGAAGAACCACATCACGCCGCGGAACACGGTGGCGGCGGGCGCCGCGCGCCCCACGGTGGAGGAGAGCACGAAGACGTTGAGGCCGATGGGCGGGGTGATCATGCCCACCTCCAAGAGCTTTGCGACGAATACGCCGAACCAGATCACCTCGATGCCCGCGCTGGCCACCAGCGGCAGGAAGATCGGCAGGGTGATCAGCATTGCGCCGATCGGCTCCAAGAACATGCCAAGGATCAGGTAGACGGCCGCGATCATGACCAGCAGCAGCACCGGACTGGTGCCGAGCTGGTCCACCGCCCCGGTGATCGCGTCGCCCACGCCCGAGAGCGTCAGGAAGCGCGTCAGCATGCTGGCACCGATGGTGACGATAAAGAGGCTGCCGCAGGTGACGAGGGTCTCCACCACGGAGGTCTTGAAAGTGCGCCACGAGAGACTCCGCCGCGCTGCCGCCACGACCAGCGCCATCAGCGCGCCCACGGCGCCGGCCTGGGTGGCGGTGAACAGCCCGCCGAACAGCCCGCCGAGCACGGCGGCGATCAGCACGATCACCGGCAGGGCGCCGCCCAGGGCGGCGAACTTCTCGGCCCAGGTGACGCGCTCGGTGACGCGAGGCGCGAGCGAGGGGTCGAGGCCGACGCGCAGGAGGATCACGGCCACGTAGGCGGCCGCCGTGGCGACGCCTGCGCCGATGCCGCCGAGGAAAAGGTCGGTGATCGAGACCTGCGCGATCACACCGAACACGATGAGGAGGATCGAGGGCGGGATCAGCGCGCCCACGGTGCCCGCGGCGGCCACGGTGCCGCAAGCCAGGCTGGCGTCGTAGCGGTTGCGGAGCATCTCGGGGACCGCGACCTTGCCCATCGCCGCGGCGCAGGCGACGCTGGAGCCGGTCACGGCGGCGAAGCCCGAGCAGCCGAACACGGAGGCGATCGCCAGCCCGCCGGGCAGCCGCGCGAGCCACAGGCGGGCGGCGTCGAACAGGCCCCGCGTGAGGTCCGCGTTGTAGCAGACGTAGCCCATGAACACGAACATCGGCACCGACGACAGCGTCCAGTTCGAGATGAAGGTGTAGGGCACGACCTTTAGCATCCCCCACGACGCGCCGGTGCCGACGATGGCGACCAGCCCGGCGTAGGACACGAGGATCAGCGCGATCCCGATGTGCATGTTGGCGGCGATCAGGACGATCAGCCCCGCGATGCCGGCCACTCCGATCATCGCGTCAGACATGCTCCACCTCCGGGGCGTCGCCGTCAGCGGCGGCGGGCGCGAGGGCGTCCTCGCCCGTGGCGAGGCGCAGCGCGACCTTGAGGGCGAGCAGCAGCGCCATCGCGCCGAAGCCCGCGGGCAGCATGAAGAAGGTGGGCCAGACCGGGATCTTGAGGCCCTGCTCCACCACGAAGGCGCCCAGCGCGAGCTTGGCGAGGGCCTGCTCGAGGGACTGCCACAGCAGCATCGCGTAGGCCGCCGCCATCAGCGCGAGCACGAAGGTTTCCAACCCGAACCGCGCGCGGGGCGGCATGAGGTCGGTGAGGAGGCTGACGCCGATGTGGGCGCCCCGCCGCTCGGCGGCCAAGATCGGCAGGAAGGCCACCGCGATCATGTAGACGTTGGTGACCATCGCCGAGGTGATCGGGACGGGGCGGTTGAGGAGGAGGCTCGACAGGATGTCGAGGCTGATGTGCAGCATCATCGCCACCAGCCCCACAGCGGCGACCGCCAGAAGGGCCCGGTCCAACGCCCGGACGAGCCTCCGCGCGACGGCGGTGATCCGATCGGAGGCGCTGGACACGGGCCCGACCCTCACATGCCGTAGGTGGCGGGATCGAGCTTCGAGAAGATCTCGGCCCGGTACACCTCGGCGATCTCCTCGGGCGTCCACTCGCGGTCGAGCGGCAGCAGCCCCTCGTACTTCGCGACCAGCTCGCGGAAGCGCGCGATCTTGCTCTCGGCGTCCTTCAGCCCGTGGGTGTCGGTGGCGATGGCGACGATGTTGGCGAGGTCGGCCTCGATGGCCGCATCGGACTTCGCCAGCATCTCCGGCGAAGCCTCGTGCAGCGCGATGCCCTGCTCCTCGGCCATGGCCAGGTTCTCGGCCACGTCGCTGGCGAACTTCCAAGTGGTCGCGGCGTTGCCGAGCGCGGCGGCGTCCATGTAGGCGCGCCGCTCCTCGTCGGTGAGCGAGCGCCAGAAGTCGCGGTTCACGCTCATCACGTCGAGCCCGTGCACGGTGCCGCCGGGCATGTTCACGGTGACGTCCGTGGCCACGTCGATCAGGCGGATCGAGGTCAGCTCCGAGGGCGCGTTGAAGGCGCCGTCGATGGTGCCCTGGCTGACGGCCTCGAAGATCTCGTTGCCCGGCAGGCTGACGCCCACGGCGCCCATCGCCTCGGCCCAGCGGCTCCAGGCGCCCGAGGCGGCGCGGATCTTCTTGCCCGCCAGCTCCTCCTCGGTGGTCATGGGCGCGGTGCCGATGATCGCGTAGGCGCCCGTGGAGGCGTTGCCCAGCGGCACTTGGTTGTTGGCCATCCGCTCGGCGACGCAGGCCTCGCAGGTGAGGATGTACTCGCTCATGGCGCCGGCCATGGCGTAGGGGTTCTGGCCCAGCATCGCCATCTCGATGGGCAGCATCGCCTCGGGCAACTCCGAGGGGAAGTAGTTCAGCACGAGGTAGCCGCCGTCCACGATGCCGTCGCGGATGCCGCCGAAGGTCTGCACGAGGTCGAGCAGCGAGGGCGGGAACACCTTGACCTCGAGCTCGCCGCCGGTGCGCTCGGCCAGATCGGCGGCGAAGGCGTCGACGCCGTAGTGCGCGCCCGAGCCGGGCGGCACGCCGACCACGATCTTCACCTCGCGCGCCTCGGCGGCGGTGGTGGTGGCGGCGGTGGCGGCGAGGACGGCGAGGCCCAGCGCCGCGCCCGTGCCGCGAAGGTATGCGTTCAGTCTCATGGGTTGGTCTCCTCCCTGATGCGGCCGCCGTGATGGCGGGCCGGTCGTGCTCCCTTCGCCGCGGGGGCGGGCGTCACGTGCCCGTCCACCGCGGCGATCTCTTCTCGGCGAAGGCGCGGGCGCCCTCGCGCGCGTCCCCCGAGGCGATGACGCGCTCGAGGATCCCGTTCTGGCGCGGCCACAACTCGCCTTCCGGCCAGCGGCCCGCCTCCGCCACGATCCGCTTCGTGGCCGCCAAGGACAGCGGCGCGCCCTCGGCGACCTCGGCGGCCAGCGCGCGGGCGGCGTCCAGCGCCCCGCCCGGCGCCACGAGGCGGTTCACCAGCCCCCAGCGCTCGGCTTCGGCGGCCGGGATCGTGCGCCCGGTCAGCGCGCACTCCATGGCCACCGCGCGGGGCATCCGCTCGGGTAGGCGCACGAGGCCGCCCGATCCGGCAATCAGCCCGCGCCGCACCTCGGGCAGGCCGAAGCTCGCCGTCTCGGAGGCCACGATCATGTCGCAGGCCAGCGCGATCTCGAAGCCGCCCGCGAGCGCGTAGCCCTCCACGGCGGCGATCAGCGGCTTGGCGGGGGGCGACTGCGTCAGCCCGGCGAGGCCGCGTCCCGGCAGCTCCACCCGCTCGCCGGCGGCGAAGGCGTGGAGGTCCATGCCGGCCGAGAAGTGCCCGCCCGCGCCGGCCAGGATCGCGACCGAGAGGTCCCCATCGGCGTCGAGCGTGTCGAGCGCGGCGGCCACCGCCTCGGAGGTCTCGCGGTCGATGGCGTTGCGCCGCTCGGGGCGGTTCAGGGTGACCACGAGGATCGCTCCCTCGCGCTCCACGAGGACCTTCGCGCTCATGCCGCGGCCCTCAGGCGGGACCACAGGCCCATGCGGTCGCGGATCACCCGGCCCCCGACCACCTCTCCGTCCCGCACCCGCACGAGGCCGTTCACGTCCAGCGTCGCGATCGCGGGGCCGCTCGCGGGGGCGGGCAGGCCGCCGCGGAAGATGCCGCGCTGGCGGACCGAGAAGGCGACGCGGTCGCCCGCCGAGACGAGCTCGACCACCTCGGTGCCGGCCACGTCGAAGGCGAGCGGCTCGCCGGTGACGTGCTCGTCGTCGCAGACCACCGCGCCGGGGCGCGGCCAGCCGACGCCCACCCACTGGAGCACGGCCCGCTCGGCGGCCTCGTCGCGCGGGGCCGGCTCGACGTCCCAGGGCGCCACGGCAGGCCGGTCCACGGGGTCGACCGTGCCGGCCTTCAGCTGGCGGCGGCGGGTCATGTAGTCCTCCTGCGCCACGCAGCCCGAGAGGGCCGTGCCATCGCCGCGCCAGATGCCGACCCCGGACCACGCGGCGGCGCGGCCCTCGGTGGCGCCGTGCTCGCTGAACCACGCCGCGGCCCAGCCATCGCCGGCCAACGTCTCGTGCACGGTCATGCCGAGGCCGGGATAGGCCCGCATCTGCGCGTCCACCGCCGGCAGCCATGCCTCGTCGCGCCCCGCGAAGGTGACGTCGCCGATCCGCAGCGCGTAGTCCGGCGCGCAGATCGCGCGGGCCACGGCGGCGTCGTGGCCGTTGAAGTAGCCGACCACCCAGCGGCGCACGAGGGCAAGCACGCTCACCGGGAGGCCCCGTGGGCGCGGCGCAGCTCGTGCTTGAGCACCTTGCCGGAGGCGTTGCGCGGCAGGCTCTCGGCGAACACCACCCAGGAGGGGCACTTGTAGCGCGCGAGCGAGGCGCGCACGTGGTCCAGCAGCTCGGCCTCGGTGGGCGCGGTGCCGGGCTTCGGGACGACGACCGCCAGCGGGGTCTCGCCCCAGCGCGGGTGCGGCACGCCGATTACGCCCACCTGGGCCACGGCGGCGTGCCCGTTCAGCACGTTCTCGATCTCGGCCGGGTAGATGTTCTCGCCGCCAGAGATGATCATGTCCTTGTAGCGGTCGAACAGGAAAACGTGGCCCGCCTCGTCCAGGAAGGCCGCGTCGCCGGTGCGGAACCAGCCGTCCTCCACCAGCACCTCGGCGGTGGCCTCGGGGTTGCGCCAGTAGCCCCGCATCAGCATCGGCGTCCGCAGCCAAATCTCGCCCACCT encodes the following:
- a CDS encoding C4-dicarboxylate TRAP transporter substrate-binding protein, translating into MRLNAYLRGTGAALGLAVLAATAATTTAAEAREVKIVVGVPPGSGAHYGVDAFAADLAERTGGELEVKVFPPSLLDLVQTFGGIRDGIVDGGYLVLNYFPSELPEAMLPIEMAMLGQNPYAMAGAMSEYILTCEACVAERMANNQVPLGNASTGAYAIIGTAPMTTEEELAGKKIRAASGAWSRWAEAMGAVGVSLPGNEIFEAVSQGTIDGAFNAPSELTSIRLIDVATDVTVNMPGGTVHGLDVMSVNRDFWRSLTDEERRAYMDAAALGNAATTWKFASDVAENLAMAEEQGIALHEASPEMLAKSDAAIEADLANIVAIATDTHGLKDAESKIARFRELVAKYEGLLPLDREWTPEEIAEVYRAEIFSKLDPATYGM
- a CDS encoding crotonase/enoyl-CoA hydratase family protein, with translation MSAKVLVEREGAILVVTLNRPERRNAIDRETSEAVAAALDTLDADGDLSVAILAGAGGHFSAGMDLHAFAAGERVELPGRGLAGLTQSPPAKPLIAAVEGYALAGGFEIALACDMIVASETASFGLPEVRRGLIAGSGGLVRLPERMPRAVAMECALTGRTIPAAEAERWGLVNRLVAPGGALDAARALAAEVAEGAPLSLAATKRIVAEAGRWPEGELWPRQNGILERVIASGDAREGARAFAEKRSPRWTGT
- a CDS encoding TRAP transporter small permease translates to MSSASDRITAVARRLVRALDRALLAVAAVGLVAMMLHISLDILSSLLLNRPVPITSAMVTNVYMIAVAFLPILAAERRGAHIGVSLLTDLMPPRARFGLETFVLALMAAAYAMLLWQSLEQALAKLALGAFVVEQGLKIPVWPTFFMLPAGFGAMALLLALKVALRLATGEDALAPAAADGDAPEVEHV
- a CDS encoding nuclear transport factor 2 family protein; its protein translation is MSVLALVRRWVVGYFNGHDAAVARAICAPDYALRIGDVTFAGRDEAWLPAVDAQMRAYPGLGMTVHETLAGDGWAAAWFSEHGATEGRAAAWSGVGIWRGDGTALSGCVAQEDYMTRRRQLKAGTVDPVDRPAVAPWDVEPAPRDEAAERAVLQWVGVGWPRPGAVVCDDEHVTGEPLAFDVAGTEVVELVSAGDRVAFSVRQRGIFRGGLPAPASGPAIATLDVNGLVRVRDGEVVGGRVIRDRMGLWSRLRAAA
- a CDS encoding TRAP transporter large permease; protein product: MSDAMIGVAGIAGLIVLIAANMHIGIALILVSYAGLVAIVGTGASWGMLKVVPYTFISNWTLSSVPMFVFMGYVCYNADLTRGLFDAARLWLARLPGGLAIASVFGCSGFAAVTGSSVACAAAMGKVAVPEMLRNRYDASLACGTVAAAGTVGALIPPSILLIVFGVIAQVSITDLFLGGIGAGVATAAAYVAVILLRVGLDPSLAPRVTERVTWAEKFAALGGALPVIVLIAAVLGGLFGGLFTATQAGAVGALMALVVAAARRSLSWRTFKTSVVETLVTCGSLFIVTIGASMLTRFLTLSGVGDAITGAVDQLGTSPVLLLVMIAAVYLILGMFLEPIGAMLITLPIFLPLVASAGIEVIWFGVFVAKLLEVGMITPPIGLNVFVLSSTVGRAAPAATVFRGVMWFFVADIVLLGLLIAFPGIVTFIPSVF